In a single window of the Microbacterium sp. SL75 genome:
- a CDS encoding DUF3499 family protein yields the protein MRDRLCSKVGCAREAMSTLTYDYGDQMAALGPLGPAGDPHAHDLCAIHADRLSVPKGWVVVRHETLRT from the coding sequence ATGCGCGACAGACTCTGCTCGAAAGTGGGATGCGCCCGCGAGGCGATGAGCACTCTCACCTACGATTACGGCGACCAGATGGCGGCCCTCGGCCCCCTCGGTCCCGCGGGCGACCCTCACGCGCACGACCTCTGCGCGATCCACGCCGATCGGCTGTCGGTTCCCAAGGGCTGGGTGGTCGTGCGGCACGAGACGCTTCGCACCTGA
- a CDS encoding RDD family protein: MASSTTPSPAVALVHTGADETLTGEAVALDVQPVGFFLRALGTLIDFLIGAVLLIGGALLLTTMVAAGTLPEAAVRIGVISLLVLVTVVIPTTVETLSRGRSLGRLAVGARIVRTDGGAAGFRQALIRSLTGVLELWFTLGAIAAVVGMFTPRAQRLGDLLAGTASERTRTRRLPPPAPGLPPGWESWAEIADVSRLPDRLAARVAQFVRGADALEPAARTRVAASLAEAVRPFVSPIPPSDAEGLVRAVSSVRRDREYRALLRENERAAALTERA; the protein is encoded by the coding sequence ATGGCTTCGTCGACGACCCCCTCTCCCGCGGTCGCCCTCGTGCACACGGGTGCGGACGAGACGCTCACCGGAGAGGCCGTCGCCCTCGACGTCCAACCCGTCGGCTTCTTCCTGCGCGCGCTCGGAACGCTCATCGACTTCCTCATCGGGGCGGTACTGCTGATCGGCGGAGCGCTGCTGCTGACGACGATGGTCGCGGCGGGAACCCTTCCGGAAGCCGCCGTCCGCATCGGCGTGATCTCGCTGCTCGTGCTCGTGACCGTCGTGATCCCCACCACGGTGGAGACGCTCTCTCGCGGCAGGAGCCTCGGTCGCCTCGCCGTGGGAGCCCGGATCGTACGCACCGACGGCGGGGCCGCCGGCTTCCGTCAGGCCCTCATCCGATCCCTGACCGGTGTTCTCGAGCTGTGGTTCACCCTCGGCGCGATCGCCGCGGTCGTGGGGATGTTCACCCCGCGCGCTCAGCGACTGGGCGACCTGCTCGCCGGCACGGCGAGCGAGCGCACCCGCACGCGTCGCCTCCCTCCCCCCGCGCCGGGCCTGCCGCCGGGCTGGGAGTCCTGGGCCGAGATCGCCGACGTCTCGCGGCTTCCCGACCGCCTCGCCGCCCGCGTGGCGCAGTTCGTGCGAGGCGCCGACGCCCTCGAGCCCGCCGCCCGCACCCGGGTCGCAGCGTCCCTCGCCGAAGCCGTGCGCCCCTTCGTCTCGCCGATTCCCCCGTCGGATGCCGAAGGGCTCGTCCGCGCCGTGTCGTCGGTGCGACGGGACCGCGAGTACCGCGCGCTGCTGCGTGAGAACGAGCGCGCCGCCGCCCTGACCGAGCGCGCGTGA
- a CDS encoding DUF5719 family protein: protein MSERRLLRVAATSARVIAGAAVATAAVIGTVVGIAAPWPQYSATPVRVQATPTPGDTLLACDGPLLALGRSADSAGSLSAAAAQQVVSGPADADATTTALNGATADSSGDAEALRAAPRDRLQTPLAAAGSATAAASDLIGFAASACRPPLAESWLVGGASTTGANDLVVLANPGDVPATVQLSVYGAQGVSSPPSGQNLVVPAGGRRVVPLAGLLLGEESPVVRVVSSGAPVHASLQATLTRLLLPGGADQVAPLAQADAHLVMPGVQVLATDASQAGTVLRLLSPGSDAAATVTVVPNDPAVSAPAPTDVPLTSGLPTSLNLSGLAAGSYTVDVTATAPIVGATWSTTGFGEGADFAWYVPAPEISAPSTIAVAAGVGANLVIAGASSDTTVTLTPAGAGAPVTTTVAAGASVAVPVAAGVYRLEADSPVRAAVSYAGAGALASYPLWPADAAASALTILP, encoded by the coding sequence ATGAGCGAGCGTCGTCTGCTCCGTGTCGCCGCCACGAGCGCCCGCGTCATCGCCGGTGCGGCCGTGGCCACCGCCGCCGTCATCGGCACGGTCGTGGGAATCGCGGCTCCCTGGCCGCAGTACTCCGCAACGCCGGTGCGTGTGCAGGCCACCCCGACCCCCGGAGACACCCTCCTCGCGTGCGACGGTCCTCTGCTGGCACTCGGGCGCAGCGCCGACTCTGCGGGCTCCCTGAGCGCGGCGGCCGCCCAGCAGGTCGTCAGCGGCCCCGCCGACGCGGACGCGACCACGACAGCCCTGAACGGGGCGACGGCCGACTCCTCCGGCGACGCCGAGGCCCTGCGTGCCGCGCCCCGCGATCGCCTTCAGACGCCGCTGGCCGCCGCCGGGTCCGCCACGGCCGCCGCGAGCGACCTGATCGGGTTCGCGGCATCCGCCTGCCGACCTCCTCTCGCGGAGTCGTGGCTGGTCGGGGGTGCCTCCACCACGGGGGCGAACGACCTCGTCGTGCTGGCGAATCCCGGCGACGTCCCCGCGACCGTCCAGCTGTCGGTCTACGGGGCACAGGGCGTGTCGAGCCCGCCGAGCGGTCAGAATCTCGTGGTTCCCGCGGGCGGACGCCGCGTGGTCCCTCTCGCGGGGCTCCTCCTCGGGGAGGAGAGTCCGGTCGTGCGCGTCGTCTCGTCGGGTGCACCGGTTCACGCCTCGCTCCAGGCCACGCTGACGCGCCTGCTCCTTCCCGGCGGCGCCGACCAGGTCGCGCCGCTCGCTCAGGCGGACGCGCATCTGGTCATGCCGGGGGTGCAGGTGCTCGCCACCGACGCCAGCCAGGCGGGCACGGTGCTGCGTCTGCTGTCGCCGGGGTCCGACGCCGCCGCGACGGTGACAGTGGTGCCGAACGACCCCGCGGTCAGCGCACCCGCGCCCACCGACGTCCCCCTCACGTCGGGCCTTCCGACCTCGCTGAACCTGTCGGGGCTCGCCGCCGGTTCCTACACGGTGGACGTGACGGCCACGGCTCCCATCGTGGGCGCCACCTGGTCGACGACCGGCTTCGGCGAGGGAGCGGACTTCGCCTGGTACGTCCCCGCTCCCGAGATCTCGGCCCCCAGCACGATCGCGGTCGCCGCGGGCGTGGGCGCGAACCTGGTGATCGCCGGCGCCTCGAGCGACACCACCGTCACGCTCACCCCCGCAGGCGCAGGCGCGCCCGTCACCACGACCGTCGCCGCCGGAGCCAGCGTGGCCGTGCCCGTCGCCGCGGGCGTCTACCGGCTCGAGGCCGATTCTCCCGTGCGCGCGGCGGTGTCGTACGCCGGGGCGGGAGCGCTGGCCTCGTACCCGCTGTGGCCGGCGGATGCCGCGGCTTCGGCGCTCACGATCCTGCCCTAG